ctctctctgggaatgaaaatgaaaacatcAGCTGCGTCAGTAATAGTTTCAGTAGCTATAGCTGTTGTATTGTGGTGGACATGCGGAACTCTAGAGTGGGTTTGGTTTAAACCAAAGATGCTTGAAAGTTACCTAAGAAGACAGGGTATTCCCGGTACTCCTTACACCCCACTTGTCGGAGATATAAAAAAGGACCATAGCACGTTAATGAAGGCAAAGTCCAAACCCATCAAAGTAACTGATGATATCATCCCACGTGTATTGCCTTTTCCTTCGCACATGCTCAAGACTTACGGTATGTGTCTTGGTTCCTATCTGTTAAGATCTTAATATAGATACCGAGAACAAGAAAACTGATGCTGAAGTGTATCCAGTATTAAACCTTTTGTCAAAGACAAGAACGTGTATCCCGTATACACAAAAGATTTTAGGACTCGAAAAATCGGAaatgaaattattattattttttttttttttttttttttgaataatatgtaaaatttattcagaAAAAGTTATGTTTTACAGACTAAGCTACTTGAAATTTGAGATTTTGAGGTTTTTGAAAAGAAACAGAGCATAATGTTTTCCAAAGCTTCTATCGTGTGGCAAACCAAGCCTGAAGAATAGTTACGTAACGTCGAGCCCTCCTTGAACCCAACAAGAGACACTGGTTTCGAATCTGTCTATCAATAGTCTCGGCAAAATATCCAAACCCAAAAAGCCGAACTGAACACGATctaaaaattttggtatctaaaaaTTTAAGCCCGAGAGATTCGAAGATGGTGTCTCAAAGGCAACAAAGAGCCAAGTCTCCTTCTTTCCCTTTGCTTGGGGACCAAGGATCTGCATTGGCCAAAATTTTGCTTTATTGGAGGCAAAGATGGCAATGGCATTAATTCTACAGAGATTCTCCTTCGAGCTTTCTCCTACCTATGTCCATGCTCCTTACACAGTCTTCACCCTCCACCCACAGTATGGTGCTCATCTTATTCTCCGCAAGCTATAGTTCCATACCAGAAAAAGAATAAAACACTGGAAGTGATCCCAGTATTTAAAGTCAACTTTTTTTTAACCAATATCTTATCCAAACCAGAGCAGAAAAAGTAGAACTCAAACTCAAAGGCTCTACTCACCAGATCTTTCCTGGCTGTTAAATAATGTTCCATTCCATTTATAACTTGATGATAATATCAACCATTTCTGCATTCACCAGAGATATCTGTATTAGTAAATGTTTTTACATAATTGCttctcaagtttttttttttccgctaAGATATCTTCAATAGTTCGCTATTTTGGATCAAATGTTCAAtagtactctattttttttctctaaatgcTAAATCATGTGCGGAAGCTGTTAATGAAATAGTTGAGGCCATTGAGAGCGTCCACGTAGGatttaaaacaatcaatcaaaataaaatacgacatttattttttttaaaattttaatatttcaaaagaaaaattaaaataaaacaaaatctttgtcTTTTACACTAGAATGCCCTGAGTAATTATTGAACCTAAATTTAGGTATGCTTTGTCTTttcataatttaattaatcgTTTCCTAAATTAATCCTAAActaaaaaataactaattatattttaatgccaCTGAGAAACTACCTAATTCTACTATTTAGcatttattatcttttatcaaattaaacaaCCATAAAACATacctaaatttaaaaataattattttataatatataaatgaaatataaattaatatataaatatattactttaagtatacttttataaaaaaaaatagaccaAATGTTGAagagtataaaatatataacacaagattttaaatagtatataaaacaGTTTTACTATACAGTATCATAAAATTctgatccataaaaaataaaaatacatttgtgtGAATGCATGGatcatatttgaaaaataaggaTAATGCAGTTGACAGTTTacaagacaaaacaaaattactcaatataaactataaattattatgtttaaaatttcatattaaacAACTATTTAATGCaggtaaattataaaaatatacattattacttatacaaataaatatttatttattagaaaatgaaaataaatattagcgCATGTGTGTGGGTCAAAGTCTAATTACTATTAAGGCTTCAACATGTaaccattaaaataatataaagaataaaataaaaggaaCAAAGAGAAATGTCTATTACTTACGTTCCTCTCCGAATTTGATAAAGAATAAATATAGTCTATTATTCCTTAAATGTAAATGAATGTTAAGGaattataaataacaaatttttttttatatacagtGTAAATTGTAAGTAATGACAACGAATTCACTATTCTCACTCATTCATTTGGTTACCATATAGAACctaaatatataagttaaactaaagaaataaatattaacatttgAAAACTTACTTAAAAAATGGCAAATATTATAGTAAAATGGtgggaaatatatattttaggtgtaataaatccaaaatacattttatagaaaaataaaatggtaaattaatgttaaaatagttaaagtaacaaaaaatatttataaacattcACAGTGTATAAAACAAGAGACCTAtatttccaaaatatatatttcaaaataaaacgaaattactattacatatataagttaaaataccaaaataaatattaacatttgACACCGTACTTAATTATTATAGTAAAATGGAAAATCAAAGCAGAATAGTAATATTAaccaaaatacatatttttaggTATATAATCCAAATTAcattttatactaaaataaaatggtaaattagtgttaaaatatttaaattaagaaaaacaaaaacatctaaaaaaatcacaatgtATAGGAGAAGAAAATTATATttcccaaaaatatatattttagtatagaactaaattaattttacatatataagttaaactaacaaaataaatattaaaatttgacaACTTACTTAAAAATGGTAACtattataataaaatggaaAATCCAAagcaaaatagtaatattaaccAAAAATACATATTCGTGGTATAATAATCCAACgcacattttaaaataaaataaatggtaAATTACTgttaaaatagttaaagtaaCAATACATCTACGAAAATTCTCAAagtataaaataagtaattttctaatttttctaatatcattaataattaatataaaaaaaaaactaataaagaaaaatcattaaaaacatTGAATTTATGGATGAAAAGAACTATTTCTTttccaaagaaaatataaatatgaatacAATAATATACTGACACAGGTGAATGCTAAttagataaatattatattaatatataatataacaataaaacaTATACAAACCATGTTCTTGTGCTGATTCCGTGTGTTTGTGAATGTTTCATCCTTCAAATGAGTTTTTCTCTATATAGGAAAAAGTCGGCTATATCTCTCTTTTGTCTTTGACGACCTGTCTTTTTCCAACCGCCTCTCTTCTCGCTATTTGGCCGGATACACTTATATGATGGGTCTTATCAAAAATCTAATGTATCGGATAAATTGTCAATGTGGATCATGTGAGAAGGAGGATAGGGAATCAATTATTCACAGTCCGTTTGAATGTCTTTATGCACAGAAAACTTGGGCTTTATCTAGGGTCTTCTATATTAGACACAAAGTGTCGTACATCCGATGTTAGAATGAatctttagtaatatataagatagacaGACCACTCCACTTATTACCAATTGGTTTTACGTTTGAAGCCCATCTAACTTAACATCCTACAACCTAGGCCTTTTTCAAATATCTTCAATATTCTCTAACTTGGATTATTTAGTTTGAACACTTCCAAAAGGCATTTTCATCGAGATTTTTCCTTGGATATTATCCATGAAAAAGTAggaatgaaaaaatattttagaaagatTACTCCATCAAGAGATCCTACAAATGGCGGGAATATAAGATATTATTGGGAAGATGTTCAATTAGTGGAGGGGACAAAATGAATATACAAAAGAGTCTGTTCAACATCGTAATTTGGTTTATAATGGTTGGTGTAATGTTAATGGGGTTTGGAAACCATTAGATTTTTACAGGAAAAGGTTTAATTGGTAGTACAAATGGAGTGGAAAATACAATGATGAGTGGTAGGAATATTTGAAGTAGTCTCTCTTCCCTGCGTGTAGAGGTTAAAGCTTTGCTTTTAGGTAATACTCTGAAAAATGTAATGTGATTTTTGCCACAATTCTGACCTTCAAATttagtccaaaaaaaaaaaaatctgaccTAGTGAAGAAGATGATATGCACCAATAGAATGACATGCGTTCACAACACTTGGGAGTTTTCGATATGTGAGGCTTTTTTTCAAGACCTTTTGATATCAGCTTATACTTagtgcaaaaaaaataaaaaattattggcACGTATTGCTCGAAGTTTTCTAATAGCAatattcataataattttacACTACCAATTTGGTTAGATGAATCGTTTTAggaattctattttattttggttttttattGTAAAGAAGAATGAAAGAAATATTTGAATgccaaaaaaatagaaacacaaaacaaatttattttcttagatTAAATTGCGGCAAGTCTTGTCACAAGGATAAGGACAGTCTATGAATTTGGCTCCTCCTCTTTCGAAAAACCAATCTCCCACAGCAACTGCAATCCTCTGTTTCAGTATATGGAACAAACATCATTAATAATTGGgcttaaatcaaaacaaaattatcACAGATAGTATAATGGAAATAACATGATTAAATCTAGCATGGAATTTGTATTTGATGCCAGTCTAAAAAATTAGATcaaaacaaaagttcaaaaagaATGGCTGCTAAAGGTGTTAGTTTGGATGTTTTCCCATCTTTTCAATGGATTGTTTTGGCGGATTATATTGTAGTTCACGAATCATGATCTGTAGTAAAAACCAATAGTATTGCCTACCTTGTTCTTAACCGAAGGAGAGTTTTTGGAATACCATGTGTCATGGCTCTCTGTTTGACAATGAGAAAAGCACGAGTTAAGAAACACTCCGTTCTTACGTTGCTCTTTGAATCCACCGAGCAAATTCACCATATGAGTCCTGAACTCTGTATTACATATTTCGAAAGCACTAGCTCAGTTGGTTTTATTAAAAAGCCATAACATTATTGGCTCATGTTTCACCTTGAAAGAACTTGATCTGGGATGCATTGCACTTGGCGATGTTAAATGTACAGTCAGCCCAACTTCCAGTTGGATCTGCAGATTTAGAAGTTAAACTCTCTTGGATCTGCAGGAATACATTGTATCAAAAGATACATTTTGACGTTTGTAGATAGAGCTGAGGATTAAAGAAGATGATAAACTAACCTGCCACGAATCGTATGCAGCATTTAGAATAAACAATGGAGTCTTGACTTGGTTTATTAGGTTTTGTGGGAAAAAACACTGTAAATATTGAAGCATGAGTACACTTTCTTATGAGATCTAGTTCATTTGGTTTTTTACTATAAAGATAGCTAGAAGATGTAAGATACCGAAGTTGGATTAAGACGATTTAAACAGTCATTAGGGAGATTGTTTGTAATACTCTGTAGAAACATTACACAATTGTCATATTAGTATACTCGAGACATGTAACACATTGTAAATCTTATGTGCTCGTACCTGAAATTCTATTACATCAGTGTATAACTGTCTCAGAGATCGATCTCCAGAGACATCGGTGCTTCAGTTAcataaattacaaaacaattcaatatatatatatagataccaaatttttattaaaagaagTTGGCTAGAAAATCACTCACGCATCAACGAAAAAGCCAGCATCACTCAGACATTTTACCCTGGTGGAAGAAAAGAGTGAACTCTTAAAGTCATCACATTGGAATATTGCTGCAAGGCCTCCGGCAGAACATCCAGAGAGCAGACCCTAATGTGACATATATAAAGTCGATATTACACGACATATGCATACACGAAAACAACAACTATGGTTTACCTGCTTTGCATGTTCCATTCCATTCACCAACAAATCTGTCATAACAGAAGTCCATATTGGCTTTCCTCTAAACTGAAGTTTTGCATCCTAATACGTAGAAAAAAGTAACATATAGCAATCATAGTACACAAACAGTAATCCCTCAAACTTATGTTTTAGACTTGGCTAACCTTATTTTCATTGTCTCCCATAAAGGATCCACCGTCACAGTACCTAACTTTTACTCTGTTCCAGTTATAAAAGTCTGCAAACAAACATTTAATTTGTATTAGCAACCTAAACAGAAATAGACATCACACATAGTGATTTCAACACTAACCTGGATTTTCGGAGGCTTTGTCACTTAGAATTCCTGTAAAAGGTATCTTTTTCTCCATATGCTTGGACGATCCGTGACTAGTTCTTTTGCTGTATTCACA
This Brassica napus cultivar Da-Ae chromosome C6, Da-Ae, whole genome shotgun sequence DNA region includes the following protein-coding sequences:
- the LOC106406317 gene encoding pectin acetylesterase 2-like produces the protein MKKLLWSLTLFGVILILPVNGVMEYDKMEKFTDFNGTNVYQTENDVNSKAKVTMVGLTLIKNAALRSAVCLDGSPAGYHFHPGSGSGAKNWLVHLEGGGWCSDTESCEYSKRTSHGSSKHMEKKIPFTGILSDKASENPDFYNWNRVKVRYCDGGSFMGDNENKDAKLQFRGKPIWTSVMTDLLVNGMEHAKQGLLSGCSAGGLAAIFQCDDFKSSLFSSTRVKCLSDAGFFVDATDVSGDRSLRQLYTDVIEFQSITNNLPNDCLNRLNPTSCFFPQNLINQVKTPLFILNAAYDSWQIQESLTSKSADPTGSWADCTFNIAKCNASQIKFFQEFRTHMVNLLGGFKEQRKNGVFLNSCFSHCQTESHDTWYSKNSPSVKNKRIAVAVGDWFFERGGAKFIDCPYPCDKTCRNLI